The Dermochelys coriacea isolate rDerCor1 chromosome 12, rDerCor1.pri.v4, whole genome shotgun sequence genome has a window encoding:
- the LOC119841416 gene encoding cytochrome b-c1 complex subunit Rieske, mitochondrial, protein MLSVAARAGPLAPYLSAAAHAVPGPLKPVVPGLVLQAEKLPLEPKRPVLCRESLSGRAPRGGLVATASLNAPTSVRYVHNDVTVPDFSDYRRSDVLDKTKSSQDSSDARKAFSYLLTATTCVASAYAAKNIVTQFVSSMSASADVLALSKIEIKLSEIPEGKNMAFKWRGKPLFVRHRTQKEISQEAEVQLTELRDPQHDLDRVKKPEWVILVGVCTHLGCVPIANAGDFGGYYCPCHGSHYDASGRIRKGPAPANLEVPYYEFASDDLVVVG, encoded by the exons ATGTTGTCCGTGGCCGCCCGCGCCGGCCCCTTGGCTCCGTACCTGTCGGCCGCGGCGCACGCCGTGCCGGGCCCGCTGAAGCCGGTGGTCCCGGGGCTGGTGCTGCAGGCCGAGAAGCTGCCGCTGGAGCCGAAGCGGCCTGTGCTGTGCCGGGAATCGCTGAGCGGCCGAGCGCCCCGCGGAGGCCTCGTCGCCACCGCCAGCCTCAACG CTCCAACTAGTGTTCGTTACGTCCACAATGATGTCACAGTACCTGACTTCTCTGACTACCGTCGCTCAGATGTGTTAGATAAAACAAAATCTTCTCAAGATAGCAGCGATGCTAGGAAAGCGTTTTCCTATCTTCTGACCGCAACAACATGTGTAGCCTCTGCATATGCTGCTAAGAATATTGTCACCCAGTTTGTTTCCAGCATGAGTGCTTCTGCTGATGTGTTGGCATTGTCAAAAATTGAGATCAAGTTGTCTGAAATTCCAGAAGGGAAGAATATGGCTTTCAAGTGGAGAGGGAAACCCCTTTTTGTGCGTCACAGAACCCAGAAGGAGATCAGTCAGGAAGCTGAAGTACAATTGACTGAACTAAGAGATCCACAGCATGATTTAGACAGAGTAAAAAAACCAGAATGGGTTATACTGGTTGGTGTCTGTACTCATCTTGGTTGTGTACCCATTGCAAATGCTGGAGATTTTGGTGGCTATTATTGCCCTTGCCATGGGTCGCACTATGATGCATCTGGCAGAATTAGAAAAGGTCCTGCTCCAGCCAACCTTGAAGTTCCATATTATGAATTTGCTTCTGATGACTTAGTTGTTGTTGGTTAA